A segment of the Echinicola strongylocentroti genome:
TCTCTATTACGGTAGAAATGATTGAGATCATATTCATAGTTTGGCGACTCATCGATCGGGCGTCCATCTGCCATGGGAAAGGAATTGACCAGCTGTATAGTCGGCTCCATCCTGCCATCCCCTCCAAGGTTCCGTGGACGGCAGGCTTTTTCCCAACCATTATTTTTCTTGATTTGATCTGAAGAGGTATCATTAAATCCATAGATCATTACTGCTTCAGGATTATCCACTTCTTCAAACCACATCTTGCCCCAAGCTTCACCGTTTTCAAGGTTTCCTTTTTTGTACAGGCCAAAGCCATTTCCTTCAAGGATACTCCTAGCCTCTATTGAAGCATCATAGGCCATTTGCCATCTGGAAGCATCTTCATTTCTGTTAAATAGTGGGCTGGCCCATGTCACCAAAACACGGCTCTTGAAGGCCGCTGCAGCTCCACTGGTAATCCTGCCCCAGTCGTCTCCAGACCATCTTCCTGGCAATAGCTCCATCGCCATGTCCAGATCTGCCACGATCTGCTCGATACATTCTTTCGTGGTGCTCCTAGGTACTTGGGTCTCATCAGCATCTGCTATAATCGGATTCTGAGGTTCCAATACTAAAGGCACCCCGCCATAAAGCTTCACCAAATCAAAATACTGCCAAGCTCTCCAGAAGTACATTTGGCCCTTTAGTTCATTTCTCAACTCTTCGGGAAGCCCATGTTGGTCAATTTCTGACAAAAAGAGATTAATCTCTTTCATACGGGTCCAGGTATTGTTTCTAATGCTGGTACCCATGCGCTCTCCAAAATATTCCAAGGCGTGGTCTTCCGTAAAGGATATCTGGGAATACTCCTGGTTCAAGGCACTTCTACCAGGCATTTCATCGGTGTTTTTTGAAAACTCAAAACCTCCGAACAAATCCCATATCAAGTTCCTTCCATTATCGCTAGGGGAAAACAGGTAGTAAACATAATCCACATACGCTTGCGCCATATGGGGATCCTGAAAAACCTCTTCGTTCACACCTGTCAGGTCCTGCTTTTCTTCCAAGAAATCATCATTACATCCGGATAGCACCAAAAATCCCAGTGCCAGTGTCCATATATTTTTAAATTTATTCATCGCTCTTTAATTTTTTGGGTTAATAATCAAACTACAGGGAAAGGTTTAGGCCCAAAGAATAGGTTCTTAACACCGGATAATTATCCCATGACCCTCCAACAGAGCTTTTATAGCTGAACGGGTTATAGAAATTCACCGGGTTAAGGATATTAAAATAGATTCTAGCACTGCTGATTTTAAGTTTGTCCGCCACATGCTTGGGAAGACGATAACTCACATCCACATTCCTCATAGCCATTCTGAACCCACTGATTCTCCAAAATTCCGACCTAGGGGTCAAGCTTATGTCCTCCCAGTATGGATTAGGAAACTTGCCTGTTGGATTGAGTTCTGGATCGTAAATATCTCCCCAGAAGGCTGGGACACTTTCATAGGAATCTCCGATTTCTTGTTCCATGGCATCTCTGGCATCATATTCAGACCATCCACCAAACGAACCTGCAATTACTGCATTCAAGCTAAACTGCTTATAACCCAGCTTGATGGTCATGCCATATCCGTAGTGATTGGATTCCCTTTTGGCCAATTGAACTTGGTCGTTATCGTCAATAATCCCATCAGGCTCTGCAAACGTACCATCTGACTGCAATTGGCCCCTCACGTCGCGATAGTAAAGCATCCCGGGCTTAAGCTCATCTACTACAGTACCAAACACCTGGGTGATGTCATATTGCTCGACGTAAGCATCGATATCCTCTTGGCTTTTGAACATTCCCAAGTAGTCCATTCCCCAAACACCCCTATCTGTCGAAGCGTTAGGCTGAGCATTCCATGGATATAAAACATCGATCTCATTGAAGTTGCTGACTTTTACTTTGTTGTCATACCAAGAGAAACGACCATCTATACCGTAACGGAAATCTCCCACTTGGTCATCCCATCCTACAGATAATTCATACCCAAAGAAATCAATTTCACCAAAGTTTTCAGCAGCCACCGTTCCCCCAACAGTTACAGGAACATTTCCTGTACGCTCCATCAAGAGGTTGGTGCCTTTGTTATAAAACGCTTCCACCGTAGCAGAAAGTCGACTATTAAGGAACCTGGCATCTATACCAAAGTTATTTTTGAAATCATCACTCCAAGTTGCATTCCTGTTAGGGGAAGACTCCATCTTCATCCCGATTCCAGCATCGTTATCGCCACCAAATACGGCACCTTTGCCATTTTGGAAAGTATAGCGTTGTCTCCATTGCCAAGCTTTGGTATCATCCTTTCCAAGGAGGCCGGCGGAATACCTAAACTTCAAGAAATCTATCCAAGAGGCCGTAAAAAAGTCTTCATTGGAAATGATCCACCCAGCTGATAAGGAGTAAAATTTACCCCAGTAATTTTCTGGAGCGAATTTGGTAGACGCATCGGATCGGAAAAGAAACTCCGCCAAATATTTATTGGCAAAACTGTAATTCATCCGACCGATATAGCCCAAGGATCCAGATTCAGAGCCTCTGGTCCAACCATCTATTTCACCAAATGCCGAACTAAATTGCCCATTGGTAAAGCTGGCAGGTTCTTCCTTCCTTACCCATTCATTGGAACTCTCTGCCTCAGCACGTTCTATACTGAACAATGCACTGACAGAATGAAGGCCAAAATCATTGGCATAGTTTACTGTAAAATTGGTTTGGGTAGAAATGAAATTGTCATTGGAATAATAAAGCCGGTCCCCATTTTTATATTCCCTGCTTCCTGAAACTTCTGCTCCATCATAAATATGACCATACTCTCCTAATCCATCAAATTGGTACAATGTATACCGCGTACCTACTTGGGTGCCCCTGCTGCTTCCCATGTTTCTGCCATAAGAGATCCTCGCCTTTAAGCCTTCCAAGAAGGGCATTTCATACTCTGCAAACAGGTTTACACTCATATTCATATCGGTATCTGTCGCCAAGTTGTCCAGCTTCTGAATTTCGAAAAAGTGGTAATCACCTGTACCACCATCCGGCAGATCCACGGGATAACCATCGACATAAGGGGGAATATAGCGTGGAGTTAATAACAGGTTCTTATAATCGTTTTCGTCATTTTCACCGCCGATTTTGTTAAAGGTTTTGGTCTTGTCGGAATAATACCCTGCCACTTGCAAGCCTGCCTTGAGCCCATCAGCCACTTCGATATCTGCCCCAGCACGGAAGTTCCATCGATCATAGTCCAGTGTACTCATATTACCTTCTTGGGTGAAGTAAGAAGCACTAGCAAAATAATTGGCCTTAGCTGTTCCTCCACTTACATTTAAGTTATGACGCATGTTAGACGCTGAAGACCACGCTTCTTCTAACCAGTCATAATTGATGGTCCTGAAATGATCAAGCTCGTCCTGTGAAAATACAAACTCCCTAAAATCACCATCATCACTTTCTCCTGAACCATTAGGCCCATTCATTATATTATAGTACATCCCAAAATCATAGGCACTGAGCATTTTGGTTCTATAAGCTTCGTCATTGACACCATAAGAACCACTATAGCTAAATCTTGGCTTTCCATCTCTGCCTCTCTTGGTGGTCACGATGACAGCACCATTAGCACCTCTGGAGCCATAAATAGCAGCTGATGCATCTTTCAAAAATGAAATACTTTTAATCTCAGCAGGATCCAAATTGTTAAATCTAACATTATCATTACTACCATCAGCAGCAATCTGGATCACTCCATCAATCACGTACAGGGGAGAGTTATTTCCACCATCCTTAGAAAAAGACTGAGGATTTCGAATGGTCAGGGAAGCGGCTGTACCTGGACGGGTATTTCCTCCACTTACGCCTACACCCAATACCCTACCTGCCAAGGCTGCACTTAAATTGCCCGTAGGAAGGTCTTGGAATTCTTCTGGATCGATCGTTTCCACCGCACCAGTGAGGTGCTCTTTTTTTACTTCACCATATCCAGTAACGACTACTTCTTCTAAGGCATTATCGTCTAACTCCAAGGAAACGTTTATGACAGATTGGTTACCAACAACCACTTGCTGTTTGGTAAAGCCAA
Coding sequences within it:
- a CDS encoding RagB/SusD family nutrient uptake outer membrane protein yields the protein MNKFKNIWTLALGFLVLSGCNDDFLEEKQDLTGVNEEVFQDPHMAQAYVDYVYYLFSPSDNGRNLIWDLFGGFEFSKNTDEMPGRSALNQEYSQISFTEDHALEYFGERMGTSIRNNTWTRMKEINLFLSEIDQHGLPEELRNELKGQMYFWRAWQYFDLVKLYGGVPLVLEPQNPIIADADETQVPRSTTKECIEQIVADLDMAMELLPGRWSGDDWGRITSGAAAAFKSRVLVTWASPLFNRNEDASRWQMAYDASIEARSILEGNGFGLYKKGNLENGEAWGKMWFEEVDNPEAVMIYGFNDTSSDQIKKNNGWEKACRPRNLGGDGRMEPTIQLVNSFPMADGRPIDESPNYEYDLNHFYRNRDPRFYHTFAFNGAFWPYDEDGDYRHWSYRWYSAEGDETPNKTTETNGTNSSGIYMKKSTNPSASSSDNFAFSGTDIMEIRFAEVVLNIAESAVGIGNIQEGLNAIMEVRERAGVENLDGTYGLGSGLSKDQAFAKVIEERKVEFAFEGRRFWDLRRWLLMDDEFGYAQRLGFEPINGMRRMGIYVVVKDQAGNPYNGEVDPMIADADGNVPIIDRSPEEYPDGIETEEEYLDYLYDNYYEVQIKDDLDPTNNNWEFRWYPEYYFIGLNEDVLSSSPYLEQTVGWNSFSGDGTFDPLAE
- a CDS encoding TonB-dependent receptor, whose product is MKKMLYSLYSLGRLCLVGFVMQVFLISTLHAEGHADQDPKDLNEIMVSLDVNNASMEDVLATLKAKTDFSFVYNKGMVSKLAPVTLNVANESLESVLLQLAGSHQLSFQQVNDRISVKAAATNEAEVTRAAARVAITGTVTDEEGDPLPGATVTVVGSSKGTVTDADGKYSLDVEEGATLQFSFIGFTKQQVVVGNQSVINVSLELDDNALEEVVVTGYGEVKKEHLTGAVETIDPEEFQDLPTGNLSAALAGRVLGVGVSGGNTRPGTAASLTIRNPQSFSKDGGNNSPLYVIDGVIQIAADGSNDNVRFNNLDPAEIKSISFLKDASAAIYGSRGANGAVIVTTKRGRDGKPRFSYSGSYGVNDEAYRTKMLSAYDFGMYYNIMNGPNGSGESDDGDFREFVFSQDELDHFRTINYDWLEEAWSSASNMRHNLNVSGGTAKANYFASASYFTQEGNMSTLDYDRWNFRAGADIEVADGLKAGLQVAGYYSDKTKTFNKIGGENDENDYKNLLLTPRYIPPYVDGYPVDLPDGGTGDYHFFEIQKLDNLATDTDMNMSVNLFAEYEMPFLEGLKARISYGRNMGSSRGTQVGTRYTLYQFDGLGEYGHIYDGAEVSGSREYKNGDRLYYSNDNFISTQTNFTVNYANDFGLHSVSALFSIERAEAESSNEWVRKEEPASFTNGQFSSAFGEIDGWTRGSESGSLGYIGRMNYSFANKYLAEFLFRSDASTKFAPENYWGKFYSLSAGWIISNEDFFTASWIDFLKFRYSAGLLGKDDTKAWQWRQRYTFQNGKGAVFGGDNDAGIGMKMESSPNRNATWSDDFKNNFGIDARFLNSRLSATVEAFYNKGTNLLMERTGNVPVTVGGTVAAENFGEIDFFGYELSVGWDDQVGDFRYGIDGRFSWYDNKVKVSNFNEIDVLYPWNAQPNASTDRGVWGMDYLGMFKSQEDIDAYVEQYDITQVFGTVVDELKPGMLYYRDVRGQLQSDGTFAEPDGIIDDNDQVQLAKRESNHYGYGMTIKLGYKQFSLNAVIAGSFGGWSEYDARDAMEQEIGDSYESVPAFWGDIYDPELNPTGKFPNPYWEDISLTPRSEFWRISGFRMAMRNVDVSYRLPKHVADKLKISSARIYFNILNPVNFYNPFSYKSSVGGSWDNYPVLRTYSLGLNLSL